A genomic stretch from Echeneis naucrates chromosome 6, fEcheNa1.1, whole genome shotgun sequence includes:
- the tnfaip8l2b gene encoding tumor necrosis factor, alpha-induced protein 8-like protein 2 B, whose protein sequence is MDAFSSKDMAMKAQKKILSSMATKSSVQMFIDDTTSEILDELYRISKEYSGNKSEAQKVIKNLIKIAVKIGVLFRNNRFNAEELGVAQEFKKKLHQGAMTAISFYEVDFTFDKAVMAELLTSCRDLLLKLVNTHLTPKSHSRINHVFNHYSDTELLTKLYDPNGTFRPNLTKICKGLNKLVEEGTI, encoded by the exons ATGGATGCATTCAGTTCCAAAGACATGGCCATGAAGGCGCAGAAGAAGATCCTCAGCTCCATGGCCACCAAAAGCTCAGTCCAAATGTTCATTGATGACACCACCAGTGAGATCCTGGATGAACTGTATCGCATCTCTAAAGAGTACTCAGGGAATAAAAGCGAAGCTCAGAAAGTCATCAAAAACCTGATCAAGATTGCAGTGAAGATCGGCGTGCTATTCCGAAACAACCGTTTCAACGCAGAAGAGCTCGGAGTGGCCCAAGAATTTAAGAAAAAGCTGCACCAAGGGGCTATGACCGCTATCAGCTTCTACGAG GTGGACTTTACCTTCGACAAGGCGGTGATGGCAGAGCTCCTGACGAGCTGCAGGgatctgctgctgaagctggtCAACACCCACCTCACCCCCAAATCCCACAGTCGCATCAACCACGTCTTCAACCATTACTCTGACACAGAGCTCCTGACCAAACTGTACGACCCCAACGGCACCTTCAGACCCAACCTCACCAAGATCTGCAAAGGACTCAACAAACTGGTGGAGGAAGGAACAATATGA